GGTACCACTGTTTCCAGTAGCAAGCGCGGATGCGCCGTCGAATCCATTTGTCGAGATACTGCAACTGCGTCTTGCGTAGGCCGTAATGAAAGTAGCCAATCCATCCTTGAAAGTACCGTCGTAGTTCCAAGAAACGTTCAGTCCTTCCCGTCTTCGCTGGCTGCGAAGAAGTGCGGTACTACGACCTCTGCTGACTTCTGCTCGCACGAGTCGGGTCACCCCGGTCGCCCCCCTTTCAGGTCAAGCCTTACTCACGGGTACGCTTACAGATCTCCCCGAATAAGGGACGTGAACTTTCGCTGCGCAAGTGCGTCGCCTACAAACGGACGTTGTCGGAAAACGGCTTCGTGGTCATGGGGCCACTCGCCTCAACATCCGCCTGCCTCCACGACGTTTCTGTTCGTCACCTCGCCGCAGTTGCCTTCGCCTAGTACTTCTTCTTGATCGATTACATTTGGTATGCTGTCCTTCGTTCAAGTTCCGTTTTCGTACAGGGGACTGGCTTCCCGAAGGAAGCGGCACCCCACAAGTTCACGCCCATGTCGGGCGTACACATGCACCGAAGGACGGCTTGCAGCTCTTGCTAAGATGGATAGTCAACTCTCCGTCCCCCGTGATGTCTGACGTTCGCCGA
The sequence above is drawn from the Allorhodopirellula heiligendammensis genome and encodes:
- a CDS encoding group II intron maturase-specific domain-containing protein; the protein is MELRRYFQGWIGYFHYGLRKTQLQYLDKWIRRRIRACYWKQWY